TTCGACCTCGTATTTCTCCGGCGCGTCGATGAACGCGAAGCGGGACCCGGATGAGCTGGTCGTCGGTCCATCAGTGATCGGGACGCCGTGTTTGGACAACTCGGCGATGGTCGCGTCCAGGTCGTCCACCTCGAACGCCAGATGGACCAAATCCGGTTGGACCTCCACCGGCCCGCTGGCGGGGTAGGAACAGATTTCGATCAACTCCTCGCTGCCCGCGGCCTTGAGGAACGCCAGCTTCGACCCGCGCGGCGAGGCGTGGCGCTCCACGACCTCGAGCCCCAACACGTCGCGGTAAAACGCCACGGTCCGCTCCAGGTCATTGACCCGCATCCGGGTGTGCAGGAGTTTGAGGACCTTCATTGGGTTTGGAATCGAAGCGTCCGTTCTTGGATGTCAGTTGTCCCG
This sequence is a window from Nitrospirota bacterium. Protein-coding genes within it:
- a CDS encoding VOC family protein, which translates into the protein MKVLKLLHTRMRVNDLERTVAFYRDVLGLEVVERHASPRGSKLAFLKAAGSEELIEICSYPASGPVEVQPDLVHLAFEVDDLDATIAELSKHGVPITDGPTTSSSGSRFAFIDAPEKYEVELIERRRR